The region TAGCCAATGCCGGGAAAACCGAACCAGCTAAACCGGTTGAGCCAGCCAAGCCTGTGCAACCGACAGAGCCGGTGAAACCAGCGGAACCGGTACCACCGATTGCCCCCGTTGCACCAGTCGTGCCGGTGGTAGTGCCGGTTAACCCATCACAGCCTGAACCGGTACAGCGGGCCCTAAGCAATTACACCAATGCGCCATTAGGCTATATGCAGGCGGCTTCAACTTTGGTTCAACAGCAACATGCCGCTTTAAATCAACGCCAAAGCCAATATCATCAGCCTCAACAAGGCCGTCTGAACGGTTTGTGGATGCAGGGTGGTTACAGTCGCAGCAAACATGATGCACAAGATGTCGGCCATCAGGCGCAAAGCGCAGGGTTTACTATGCGCCATCAAGGTTTCCAAATCGGTTATGACCGTCAAGTAGACCAAGGTTATGTCGGTATTCTGGCAGGTAGCAGCAATGGCACGCTTGATTATAATGGCGATTATACTTCGACCGATTTGAAACAATACAGCGCCGGCCTTTACGGCGGTATTGGTTTTGGTAATGGTTGGTTCGCCGACAGCACCTACCGGTACAGCCGTTTTAAAGCTGAAACAGGTGATGAGAATGCACGATTCCACGCTCATAGCCTGAATGTGCAAGGCGGTAAAATCATTGGTTTGAATAAGGTTTGGTCTTTGGTTCCGCAGGCTGCGTTAACCGTTACCCGTTTGTCCGGTAGTGGCGAAAGCAAGAGCGCGACTCTGTTGCACAGTAAAGTTGGTGCGGATGTGCAGGCCGGTTATACCTTGGCCGGTGGGGTGCAGCTTAAGCCTTCTATTGGTGTGTATTATTTGGGTGACCATAACCATGCTAAGGTTGATTTCAATGGATACCGCTTTGAGGTGCCAAATAATGGCCATCGTGCAGCATTGCGTGCAGGTTTGGATGCGGTGCTTTCTCCGGCATCGAATTTGAACATCAACTTACAAACCGAATACGGTCAAGATTACCGTCGTGCGATTGCGGCGGAAGTGGGCTATCGTTACCGTTGGTAAGTTGTCAATCTTGGAAGGGATATTCGGGTGATTGTGTTTTTACCGAAAAATACATTCTCAGACGGCCGGTAACGGTTTTTCTGTTACGATGAATACACGTTGTAAAGAATATTTTCATTTAAATAAGGAGAAAACCATGAGCACGACTAACCCAACCAACCAAGGCAGCACTTTCGATGTATCTTCCGCTGCCGAAATGGAAGCGCTGGAGCGTGAATTGGTGATTGAAGATTCGGTGGACAGCGTAGTGCGTTATGCCGAAGAGCCGTTGTCTGACGAAGAAATCGAAGCACGTAAGTTGGATGAAGAAGAGATTGTGCCGGATTCCGGTCCAATCGGCGGTTTGGAAACTGAAGTCGACAAGTAGTCAAATGAATACGCAGGCCGTCTGAAACCGTTTCAGACGGCCTTTTCTTTGAGCTTCGTGTTAGAATGCCGTCTGAATGAATAACCACTGAAGAAATAATAATGAACCAACAGATCCAACACGCATTAGGGCAGCTTAATCGGCTGATTTTGGGGAAAGAACAGGTTTTGCAGCAATTGATGGCCGCGGTTTTGGCGGGCGGACATGTGCTGCTGGAAGATGTGCCGGGGGTAGGTAAAACTACCTTGTCGCAAGGCGCGGCGACGGTATTGGGTTTGCGTTATCAGCGCGTGCAGTTTACCAACGATATGCTGCCCTCGGATTTGCTGGGCGTGAATATTTTCCGGCCGAACGAAGGCAAATTCGAGTTTCATCCGGGGCCGGTATTTCATGAATTTTTGTTGGCCGACGAAATTAATCGTGCCTCGCCCAAGCTGCAATCGGCTTTGTTGGAGGCGATGGAAGAGCGGCAGGTGTCGGTGGACGGCAAAACTTATGCGCTGCCCAAGCCTTTTATCGTGATGGCCACGCAAAACCCGACCGAACAGCTCGGCACGTTCCCATTGCCCGAATCGCAGCTCGACCGATTTATGATGCGTTTGAGTATCGGCTATCCGACGGCGGAGGCGGAAAAACAGCTTTATTTTCAAGGCAGCAGCCGTAATCTGATGGCGAAATTGCAGGCAGTGTGCGATGCACGGACTTTACAGCAATGGCAGCAGCAGGCGGCACAGGTGCAGTTTTCGCAAGCGGCGGCGGATTATGTGTTCCGCTTGGTGCAGGCCACGCGCCAGTCCGGCCGTTTTGTGATGGGACTCAGCCCGCGTGCCGGTCTGGCGGTGGTGAACTCGGCCAAAGCATGGGCGTTTATGCAGGGCAGGAATCATGTGTTGCCCGACGACATCAAGGCGGTGTGGGTGGCCGTGGCGAATCACCGCGTCAAATCGGTGCAGCAGGGTTTGACTTCTTCGCAAATTTTAAGCGACTTGCTCAATCATGTGGCCGTCTGAACAACACACGCCGCCGGTGCTGCCCGATGAAGCAGCGACCTGGCGCAATCTGCGCATCCGCCCGACGCGCTTGGGGTTGGGTTTGGCGGTGACGGTGGCCTTGCTGTGGCTGGTGGGCTTGAATTATCAGGCGAACTTGGCTTATGCGGCGGCGTTTTGGCTGCTGGGGTTTATCGTCGTCGGCACGATGCAGAATGTAAACCAATTGCGCGGTTTGCGGCTGGTGTGGCTGATGCCGTCTGAAATTTTTGCCGGTGCGCCGACGGTGTTGACCTTGCAGGTTGAAGGTAAAGTGCGCTACCGTTGGCTGTGGGTGAAAGCGGATAATCAGGAACGCTGGCAGGAATGGCGCGTTTCAGACGGCCAATCTACGGTTGAATTGCCGCTGGAAGCGCATCTGCGCGGCTATGTGCGCCTGCCCGAGTGGCACATTGCCAGCGCTGCGCCTTTTGGGATTTGCACGGTAGAAGCAGTGTGGCAGGAGCAGAGCGACAAAGTGGCGTTTCCAGCGCCGGTAGCGCATGACGTACCGTCTGCGTTTCATGCCGGCGAAACCCGCGAAGCCCGCGCCGTGTTTGCCCAAAGCAGCGACGATTTATCGCATTTGCAGGCGCATACCGACGGTGCCTCTTTGCAACACATTGCCTGGAAAGCCTACGCCAAAACCGGCCAACTGCTCGACAAGCATTTTGAAGCGCAAGACCAAGGCAGCGGCAGCCACATCATTTCCTACCGCGATTATCCGCAAGGGGCGGGTGTGGACGCATTGGCCGGCTGGCTGTGTTTCCGCGTATTGGAAGCCGAACGCAGCGGCGTGCGTTACGAATTGGAATTGCCCAATCAAAATATCGTACCGCAAAAAGGACAGCGCGAGATGAGTTTGACCGCATTGGCGTTGTGGTAAACAGCAAAGCAAAGGCCGTCCGAAAAGTATTCCTACTTTCGGGCGGCCTTTAAATCAACAATTAAAACACAAATTTATTCAACACCGCCACCAAGCAAAACAGCGCGGAAACCACCATGCCGACTTTTAAAAACGGCCAAGTACGCGACACGGCTTCATCAGTTATGGCCGCTTCGATGCCGTCTTCCACCGCAATTTCAGGGTAGCGCACGTCGTTGCTGCCGACATACCAGCCGCCGTCGTCGCCGACGACTTTGGCCGATGGAAACGCCTGCGCGATTTCAATCATGCGTTCTAGAAAAGCGTCGCTCGGGTTTTTTACGCGCAATTCACCGCCGCCGTATTCCATAATGTTTTCTTTGAAATCACAATGGTAGAAAAAATCGAAAATGCCGTGGCGGTCTTTGCGGATTTTGAAGCCGAATTGTTCGGTTAAGACTTGGCTGACCTTGTCGAAATTCTGCAAATCTGAAAAAGCCGCAGCCACATCGGCCTTATCGCTGATGAATACCAGTTGGTTCATGTTTTCGTTCCCGTAACGATTCAAAATTATTTAATGGCGACATTAAAACACGGTTTATTATACCGGTAAACCGAATATCCGTTATTTGATACCGCTTATCAAAATTTAACGCTGATATAATGGCAGCAATTCAATGGAAAGGCCGTCTGAAATGACTTTAGAGCAATGGCTGCGCCAATCTGCGCTGCCGAAAAACGAAGCGCGTATGTTGCTGCAATACATCACCGGCTATTCGCGCGTGCAGTTGATTACGCAAGGCGATGCTGAAATGCCGTCTGAAACTGCGGCGAAACTGGATGCGGTAGCACAACGCCGTCTGAACGGCGAGCCGATAGCCTATATTTTGGGTGAACGCGAATTTTACGGACGTATGTTTGCCGTCAACCCGCACGTATTGATTCCGCGCCCTGAAACCGAGCATTTGGTTGAAGCGGTGATAGAGCGGTTACCGCAAGGCGGCAAGGTGTGGGATATGGGCACCGGCAGCGGCGCGGTTGCCGTTACCGTGGCACTTGGGCGGCCGGATGCCGATGTGCGCGCTTCCGACATCAGCAGCGGCGCGTTGCAAACCGCGCAAAGCAATGCGCAGCATTTGGGTGCGGCGGTAGAGTTTGCAGCAGGCTCGTGGTTTGACGTAGACAGGCCGTCTGAACCGCACAGCTATGATGTGATTGTATCGAATCCGCCATATATCGAAGCGGAGGACGAACATTTGCAGCAGGGTGATTTGCGTTTCGAGCCGCCGACTGCCTTGACCGATTTTTCAGACGGCCTAAGCTGCATCCGCGGATTGGCTGCCGGTGCGCCGCAGTATTTGAAACAAGGCGGCTGGCTGCTGTTGGAACACGGCTATAATCAAGGGCAAGCGGTGCGGGATATTTTGACGGCGAATGGATTTGTTGAAGTGAGCACCTTACAAGATTTGGCCGGACTCGACCGCATTACTTCAGGCCAATGGCCTGCCTGATTTCAGACGGCATGAAATCAAGGCGTGCGGGAGAACCTTTGCAAAACTTCGGATTTGAGTACAGTTCGAAGTGAGGGAGGCGCAGAAAGCGCAGGCATATCATCTGGATAGGCAAGCTTTCGGGCAGTGCATAACGAAAAAATGTGCCAAAGATGAAGATTTTGCAAAGGTCTCAGGGTGTAGAAAATAACCGGGTTGCGTACACTTTATTATGCAAAACGGCTTTTGTTTTTTGCCTGAACGATTGTTTTAGGATTTTCGAGCATGATCAAGAACCATGCGGCTTTGCCGTGTTTTTCGGTATTCTTGGTAACACTCGGAAATCCCGAAATGGATTTTCAGGTAAAAAAGAAAAAGTGTAAACAACGCCGGGATTTTCTACATCTTGAGCCGTCTGAAAATCACGCCAAGTAAATATTTCCGGTGGCACGGTTTACCGATGCTTACCTGCTTTTGCCGAATCCATAAGAACGAATCGGCCAAAAATGGGCATAATACGCACACATTCACTATCGTATGTATGATGAAAAAATTATCGTATGTATGATGAAAAAAATGACCGAGCAGAAGGAGGCCTGACATGACTTCATACAAAAAATATTGTGCCACGGCATTGATGTCGGCGGCATTGGTGTTGCCAAGTACCGCCGTACACGCACGTGGTACATCGAATCAAACCAAAGCCACGATTGTGGGCGCGGCAGCCGGCGCGGCATTGACCGGTGCCTTGGGGGGCAACGGCCAAAGCATGCTGCTTGGAGCCGCAGCCGGCGGCTTGGCCGGTAATGCTTATGCCTACCACAACAAAAAAATGGATCAAAAAGAAAACCGCGGTTACCGCCATTACAAAGTGTCCGATAAAAAACACAAGAAACACAAAAAATATGCCGAACACCGCCGCCATTACCGCGATTGGGATTGATGCTCTGGCAACCGATACAGTATGGATAAACCGATAATCGATTGCTCAACAAAGGCCGTCTGAAATTTCAGACGGCCTTTGTATATCTTGGCATTTTGTTGCCGTACATGTTATGTCGATGTAAATTTATGTTATGATAACGTTTTCTTTTTGATGTCCCATCAAGAAGCTGTTTCTTTACAACAAAAACGGAGAAAAGGCATGAATGCCGTTGTAATTGCAGTAGTGGTGATGCTGGCGTTGTCGCTGGCCAGGGTACACGTGGTGCTGAGTTTGGTGATTGGCGCGTTTATCGGCGGTTTGATTGCCGGTATGCCGTTGGCTGATTTGAAAGATGCGGCCGGTGCGGTATCGCAAGAAGGCATTATCACCGTGTTCCAAAACGGTTTGGCCGGTGGTGCGAAAATCGCGCTGTCGTATGCGATGTTGGGTGCGTTTGCGATGGCGATTACCCATTCGGGTTTGCCGCAGCAATTGGCCGGTGCCGTGGTGCGCAAACTGAATAACAACGGCAGCGTGCCGGATCAGGTCAACCGCAGCGGCAGCTCGGTAAAATGGACCTTGCTGATGGTGTTGCTGGTGATGGGCATCATGAGCCAAAACGTGGTACCGATTCACATTGCCTTTATCCCGATGATTGTGCCGCCACTGCTGCTGGTGTTTAACCGCCTGCAGGTCGACCGCCGCTTGGTGGCTTGTGTGATTACCTTCGGTTTGGTAACGACTTATATGTTCCTGCCGTATGGTTTCGGCGCAATTTTTTTGAACGAAATTTTGTTGGGCAACATTAAATCTGCCGGTTTGAACATCGATGGCTTGAGCGTAATGCAGGCAATGGCGATTCCGGCTTTGGGTATGGTCAGCGGCTTGGTGTTGGCGTTTATCCACTACCGCAAACCGCGTGTGTATCAAAACAGTCAAATCGACACCGACAACAACGATGCCAGCATCAAGCAGCCTGAGCCGTCGTTTTACCGCAGCTTGGTGGCAGCCGTGGCGATTGCCGTGTGTTTCGCCATTCAGCTGATTTACAATGATGCCTTGCTGTTGGGCGCGATGTTGGGCTTTGCCGTATTCATGACCTTGGGCGTGGTAAAACGCAGTGATGCCAATGATGTGTTCGGTGCGGGCATTAAAATGATGGCGATGATAGGCTTTGTGATGATTGCCGCACAAGGTTTTGCCGCCGTGATGAATGCCACCGGCGATATTCAGCCACTGGTTGACGGCAGCATGGCCGCATTCGGCGGCAGTAAAGGCATGGCCGCCTTTGCCATGTTGGTGGTCGGCTTGCTGGTGACCATGGGTATTGGTTCGTCGTTTTCGACCTTGCCGATTATTTCCGCGATTTATGTGCCGCTGTGCATGAGCTTGGGCTTCTCGCCGCTGGCAACCATCGCTTTGATTGGCACCGCCGGTGCGCTGGGTGATGCCGGCTCGCCCGCATCCGATTCTACACTCGGTCCGACCATGGGCTTGAATGTAGACGGCCAACACGACCACATTCGTGATTCCGTGGTGCCGACCTTTATCCACTATAACATCCCGCTGATGATTGCCGGCTGGATTGCCGCCATGGTGTTGTAATGGAAGACTTGGATAACCGTATCACCGAGCTGGAAATTCAGACGGCCTTACAAGACGATCTGATTGCCAGCTTGAGCGATACCATCGCCAAAATGCAGCAAACGCTGGATTTGCAGCAAGCGCAAATGCGGCTGCTGTATCAGAAAATGCAGGACAAAGGCAGCAATGACGGGCGCGGGGAATACAGCTTGCGCGATGAGGTTCCGCCTCATTATTAGATTGAAACCTTTGCAAACCCCCATTTTGGGCACATTTCTTCGTTATGCGCTGTTTGAAAGCTTGTTTATCTAAATAATGTTATCCTGCATTTTCCGCGCTGATCTACCTTCGAACTGTACTCAAATCAATGGCTTTGCAAAAGCCCAAGCCGTTATTTTGAAAACAATCAAAAGGCCGTCTGAAAGTAAAGGCAAGCTTTCGCAGCCTTCTCGTTGCAAGATATCGGGCAGCCTGAAAAACTGCACAATAATAAGATAATCCGACTGTCGAACGCTGATTTCCCTGACTTTATAATCCGTCTGTATTCTTGAACATATTGACTAAAATGACCGGCCAGATACCTATTTCTCAAGCAGAAGCCATGCAGCTTTTAAAAGAATGCATTCCGATTTTCACAGTCTTGTCGGATGAAAACCGTCATTTGATTTTGAAATTGCTGCTGGAAAACGGCGAAATGAACGTCAACCAACTCACTGAAAATCTACATCTTTCACGCCCTGCGGTTTCCCATCATCTTAAAATCATGCTGGCTGCCAATGTAGTGGGTGTCAGGCAAACCGGAAAAGAGCGGTTTTATGCGCTGGCCATGAAAGATGAAGTGGAAAAAATGGGGGCATTGGCGGATGTGTTGAAGTTTTATTGTCCTGCCCGAGCAGATTGATTTTCAAACAGGCTGCAACCCAAACACATTTTATTGACTTATCGTCTATAATTTGTATAATTAGTTTAAATTTTTAAACATGTAGACATAAGGTGAAAAATGCTGTTCCAACCATTTACTTTTCCCAACGGCATGACTGCCAAAAACCGTTTTTTCAAATCCGCGATGGAAGAACAACTCGCGCAAAACAGCCAACCCACGCAACAATTGGTGCATCTTTACCATACTTGGGCAACGGGCGGAGCAGGTGTCTTGGTCACCGGCAATGTGATGGTGGCGGAAAACGGTAAAGGTTCGATTAATGATGTGGTATTGAGCGATGATCGCAGTATGGCTGTGTTGCAGCGTTGGGCACAGGCCGGTAAACAAAACGGTACGCTCATTATCATGCAGATTAATCATGCCGGCAAACAATCGCCAAAAGCAGTAAACCGCGAGCCGGTTGCGCCAAGTGCCGTACCGTTGGTCGGGATGGATGGTTTTATCAATCCTCCCCGTGCCTTAAAAAACGATGAAATCGAAGCATTGGTGCAATCCTTTGTCCGTACCGCCCAATTGGCGGAACAGGCAGGTTTTTCGGGCGTACAAATCCATGCGGCACACGGTTATCTCATCAGCCAATTTTTGTCGCCGCATCACAACCGCCGTGATGACGAATGGGGCGGAAGTTTGGCCAACCGTATGAATTTTGTTTTGAAAATTTATCAAGGCATTCGGGCAAATGTCGGTAAGGATTTTCTGGTCGGAATCAAACTCAATTCGGCAGATTTCCAAAAAGGCGGATTTGATGAAAGCGAAAGCATTCAAGTCGTGCAAAAGTTATCTGAATTGGGCATTGATTTTATTGA is a window of Neisseria yangbaofengii DNA encoding:
- a CDS encoding Na+/H+ antiporter family protein, with translation MNAVVIAVVVMLALSLARVHVVLSLVIGAFIGGLIAGMPLADLKDAAGAVSQEGIITVFQNGLAGGAKIALSYAMLGAFAMAITHSGLPQQLAGAVVRKLNNNGSVPDQVNRSGSSVKWTLLMVLLVMGIMSQNVVPIHIAFIPMIVPPLLLVFNRLQVDRRLVACVITFGLVTTYMFLPYGFGAIFLNEILLGNIKSAGLNIDGLSVMQAMAIPALGMVSGLVLAFIHYRKPRVYQNSQIDTDNNDASIKQPEPSFYRSLVAAVAIAVCFAIQLIYNDALLLGAMLGFAVFMTLGVVKRSDANDVFGAGIKMMAMIGFVMIAAQGFAAVMNATGDIQPLVDGSMAAFGGSKGMAAFAMLVVGLLVTMGIGSSFSTLPIISAIYVPLCMSLGFSPLATIALIGTAGALGDAGSPASDSTLGPTMGLNVDGQHDHIRDSVVPTFIHYNIPLMIAGWIAAMVL
- a CDS encoding DUF58 domain-containing protein produces the protein MWPSEQHTPPVLPDEAATWRNLRIRPTRLGLGLAVTVALLWLVGLNYQANLAYAAAFWLLGFIVVGTMQNVNQLRGLRLVWLMPSEIFAGAPTVLTLQVEGKVRYRWLWVKADNQERWQEWRVSDGQSTVELPLEAHLRGYVRLPEWHIASAAPFGICTVEAVWQEQSDKVAFPAPVAHDVPSAFHAGETREARAVFAQSSDDLSHLQAHTDGASLQHIAWKAYAKTGQLLDKHFEAQDQGSGSHIISYRDYPQGAGVDALAGWLCFRVLEAERSGVRYELELPNQNIVPQKGQREMSLTALALW
- a CDS encoding glycine zipper domain-containing protein; the encoded protein is MTSYKKYCATALMSAALVLPSTAVHARGTSNQTKATIVGAAAGAALTGALGGNGQSMLLGAAAGGLAGNAYAYHNKKMDQKENRGYRHYKVSDKKHKKHKKYAEHRRHYRDWD
- a CDS encoding NADH:flavin oxidoreductase/NADH oxidase family protein, translated to MLFQPFTFPNGMTAKNRFFKSAMEEQLAQNSQPTQQLVHLYHTWATGGAGVLVTGNVMVAENGKGSINDVVLSDDRSMAVLQRWAQAGKQNGTLIIMQINHAGKQSPKAVNREPVAPSAVPLVGMDGFINPPRALKNDEIEALVQSFVRTAQLAEQAGFSGVQIHAAHGYLISQFLSPHHNRRDDEWGGSLANRMNFVLKIYQGIRANVGKDFLVGIKLNSADFQKGGFDESESIQVVQKLSELGIDFIEISGGNYESPQMLSEKSSTRRREAFFIDYAEKARKVSRVPLIITGGFRSEQAMNEALQSGHLDMVGVARPFALMPDLPNQIQNGNYQTVTTERIKTGFLPVDNKIGAVLEMDWYMAQMALIGQGKSPNPKLSPWKVLLKTLWQNGKAGLSTGRS
- the prmC gene encoding peptide chain release factor N(5)-glutamine methyltransferase, whose translation is MTLEQWLRQSALPKNEARMLLQYITGYSRVQLITQGDAEMPSETAAKLDAVAQRRLNGEPIAYILGEREFYGRMFAVNPHVLIPRPETEHLVEAVIERLPQGGKVWDMGTGSGAVAVTVALGRPDADVRASDISSGALQTAQSNAQHLGAAVEFAAGSWFDVDRPSEPHSYDVIVSNPPYIEAEDEHLQQGDLRFEPPTALTDFSDGLSCIRGLAAGAPQYLKQGGWLLLEHGYNQGQAVRDILTANGFVEVSTLQDLAGLDRITSGQWPA
- a CDS encoding AAA family ATPase, giving the protein MNQQIQHALGQLNRLILGKEQVLQQLMAAVLAGGHVLLEDVPGVGKTTLSQGAATVLGLRYQRVQFTNDMLPSDLLGVNIFRPNEGKFEFHPGPVFHEFLLADEINRASPKLQSALLEAMEERQVSVDGKTYALPKPFIVMATQNPTEQLGTFPLPESQLDRFMMRLSIGYPTAEAEKQLYFQGSSRNLMAKLQAVCDARTLQQWQQQAAQVQFSQAAADYVFRLVQATRQSGRFVMGLSPRAGLAVVNSAKAWAFMQGRNHVLPDDIKAVWVAVANHRVKSVQQGLTSSQILSDLLNHVAV
- a CDS encoding ArsR/SmtB family transcription factor, translating into MQLLKECIPIFTVLSDENRHLILKLLLENGEMNVNQLTENLHLSRPAVSHHLKIMLAANVVGVRQTGKERFYALAMKDEVEKMGALADVLKFYCPARAD
- a CDS encoding SlyX family protein, whose product is MEDLDNRITELEIQTALQDDLIASLSDTIAKMQQTLDLQQAQMRLLYQKMQDKGSNDGRGEYSLRDEVPPHY